From one Streptomyces sp. N50 genomic stretch:
- a CDS encoding chorismate-binding protein: protein MRELPPLARLGGRVATGLADVTHDPAALESAGFWTVVADFEGRLTCARFRDVRPAAQRPARAVRWNGPAPGLWTTSLDRDAYKEGVRRIREHIARGEVYQANLCRVLSAPIAADADIEALADRLAARHRAPYAGLIRLPGPGVEVATASPELFLRREGRLIESGPIKGTGRTEADLLEKDHAENVMIVDLVRNDLGRVCATGSVTVPELCAVERHPGLVHLVSKVRGELRDGAGWPELLAATFPPGSVTGAPKESALGIITALETAPRGPYCGGIGWVDADRGTGELAVGIRTFWIDRARQRLNFGAGAGITWGSDPEREWQETELKAERLLTIASNGSPYDTKPHRRLAARPGV, encoded by the coding sequence ATGAGGGAACTCCCCCCGCTGGCCCGGCTCGGCGGCCGGGTGGCGACCGGGCTCGCCGACGTCACGCACGACCCCGCCGCGCTCGAGTCCGCGGGCTTCTGGACCGTCGTCGCCGACTTCGAAGGACGCCTGACCTGCGCCCGCTTCCGGGATGTACGGCCCGCCGCGCAGCGCCCCGCCCGAGCCGTCCGTTGGAACGGTCCAGCGCCCGGACTGTGGACCACCTCGCTGGATCGCGACGCCTACAAGGAGGGTGTACGGCGGATCCGCGAGCACATCGCGCGCGGTGAGGTGTACCAGGCCAATCTCTGCCGCGTGCTGTCGGCGCCGATCGCGGCCGACGCCGACATCGAGGCGCTGGCCGACCGGCTGGCCGCGCGTCACCGGGCGCCCTACGCGGGTCTGATCAGGCTGCCGGGCCCGGGAGTCGAGGTGGCCACGGCCTCCCCCGAGCTCTTCCTGCGCCGCGAGGGACGGCTGATCGAATCGGGCCCCATCAAGGGCACCGGGCGTACCGAGGCGGATCTCCTGGAGAAGGACCACGCCGAGAACGTGATGATCGTCGACCTCGTACGCAACGACCTGGGGCGCGTGTGCGCCACCGGCAGCGTCACCGTGCCGGAACTGTGCGCGGTGGAACGCCATCCCGGACTCGTCCACCTGGTCTCCAAGGTGAGGGGCGAGCTGCGGGACGGGGCGGGATGGCCCGAGCTGCTGGCCGCGACCTTCCCGCCGGGATCCGTCACGGGCGCTCCGAAGGAGAGTGCCCTCGGCATCATCACGGCCCTGGAGACCGCGCCGCGCGGACCGTACTGCGGCGGCATCGGCTGGGTCGACGCCGACCGCGGCACCGGCGAACTGGCCGTAGGCATCCGCACGTTCTGGATCGACCGGGCCCGCCAGCGTCTCAACTTCGGTGCCGGAGCGGGCATCACCTGGGGCTCGGACCCCGAACGGGAGTGGCAGGAGACCGAGTTGAAGGCGGAGCGGCTGCTGACCATCGCGTCCAACGGTTCGCCCTACGACACGAAGCCGCACCGACGGCTCGCCGCCCGCCCCGGCGTCTGA
- a CDS encoding cobalamin-independent methionine synthase II family protein, with amino-acid sequence MPTTTIRAEHVGSLLRPEELLAARAAHRRGALSDKELTELEDQAAAAAVKLQQDAGIQVFTDGEVRRDDFMASVVETVGGLAPAEESSSRPRWIRDSDGARLEGDVASVAITEPLYRRTPLSLAEARWLSGNTPGPYKITMASPTMVAGFWRPGISDGVYPTRQDAVAALADIYRRDIADLIGTGVSWLQLDSLAYWANIDPEAARMRRVTDLEGHLSHIIDTDNGLIRSARSRRPGMTVAMHFCRGNMRSAWSAQGGYEPIAERVFGEVEVDRFLLEYDTERSGGFEPLRFVPPAKTVVLGLVSSKVAELESVDTLRRRIDEASQYLPLEQLALSPQCGFASTSQGNLLTVDDQRRKLELVAETARLVWG; translated from the coding sequence ATGCCGACGACGACGATCCGTGCCGAACATGTGGGAAGCCTGCTGCGGCCCGAGGAGCTGCTGGCGGCACGGGCCGCACACCGGCGCGGCGCGCTCTCCGACAAGGAACTCACCGAGCTGGAGGACCAGGCCGCGGCGGCCGCGGTGAAGCTCCAACAGGACGCGGGGATACAGGTCTTCACCGACGGCGAGGTGCGCCGGGACGACTTCATGGCCTCGGTGGTGGAGACGGTCGGCGGGCTGGCACCGGCCGAGGAGTCCTCGTCCCGGCCGCGCTGGATCCGCGACAGCGACGGCGCCCGACTCGAGGGCGACGTCGCGTCGGTGGCCATCACGGAGCCCCTGTACCGGCGGACGCCGCTGTCCCTCGCCGAGGCCCGCTGGCTGTCCGGGAACACACCAGGGCCGTACAAGATCACCATGGCCAGTCCGACGATGGTGGCGGGCTTCTGGCGGCCTGGCATCTCGGACGGCGTCTATCCGACCCGGCAGGACGCGGTGGCGGCGCTGGCCGACATCTACCGGCGGGACATCGCCGACCTGATCGGCACCGGGGTCTCCTGGCTCCAGCTCGACTCGCTGGCCTACTGGGCCAACATCGATCCCGAGGCCGCCCGGATGCGCCGGGTGACGGACCTGGAGGGGCATCTCTCCCACATCATCGACACGGACAACGGCCTGATCCGTTCCGCCCGTTCGAGGCGCCCCGGCATGACCGTGGCCATGCACTTCTGCCGGGGCAACATGCGCAGCGCCTGGTCCGCCCAGGGCGGCTACGAGCCCATCGCGGAGCGGGTGTTCGGCGAGGTCGAGGTCGACCGCTTCCTGCTGGAGTACGACACGGAGCGCTCCGGCGGCTTCGAGCCGCTGCGGTTCGTGCCGCCCGCCAAGACCGTCGTCCTCGGGCTGGTGTCGTCGAAGGTGGCGGAGCTGGAGTCGGTGGACACACTGCGGCGGCGCATCGACGAGGCCTCGCAGTATCTGCCGCTGGAGCAGCTCGCCCTGAGTCCGCAGTGCGGGTTCGCCTCGACGAGCCAGGGCAATCTGCTGACCGTCGACGACCAGCGCCGCAAGCTGGAACTCGTCGCGGAGACGGCGCGTCTGGTCTGGGGCTGA
- a CDS encoding TetR/AcrR family transcriptional regulator: MTATDRRQLITRAAGELFIARGYAGVSMEDVLTAVGGSKATLYRYFTDKSALFRASVEALCDEWSQPLHTFTPGSANLTESLVALGEHFAGVVLTPEAIALHRLVTSEAVRIPGLGEVFAEHGPNAGHAVLGRCLQQAHDDGLIKVEDPVRAAEQLYQAMLGHAQMRLLTDAPVKLTDAEVHASIKEAVRVFLHGVSVDPV, from the coding sequence ATGACAGCGACGGACCGGCGACAACTCATCACGCGGGCTGCGGGTGAGTTGTTCATCGCGCGCGGCTACGCCGGTGTCTCCATGGAGGACGTCCTGACGGCGGTGGGCGGCTCCAAGGCGACCCTCTACCGCTACTTCACCGACAAGAGCGCCCTGTTCCGCGCGTCCGTGGAGGCGCTGTGCGACGAGTGGTCCCAGCCGCTGCACACGTTCACGCCGGGCAGCGCGAACCTCACCGAAAGCCTGGTCGCGCTCGGTGAGCACTTCGCCGGTGTCGTCCTCACACCCGAGGCCATCGCCCTGCACCGCCTGGTCACCTCCGAAGCCGTGCGCATCCCCGGGCTCGGCGAGGTCTTCGCGGAGCACGGGCCGAACGCGGGCCACGCGGTGCTCGGGCGCTGCCTCCAGCAGGCCCACGACGACGGCCTGATCAAGGTCGAGGACCCGGTGCGAGCGGCGGAACAGCTCTACCAGGCCATGCTCGGCCACGCCCAGATGCGGCTGCTGACGGACGCCCCGGTCAAGCTGACCGACGCCGAGGTCCACGCGTCGATCAAGGAGGCGGTACGGGTCTTCCTGCACGGCGTCTCCGTCGACCCGGTCTGA
- a CDS encoding LysR family transcriptional regulator has translation MDRLLLMRCFVIVADLGSFSGAAKALGSSGSLVSRHVAELERQVGVRLVNRTARSVSLTEPGLRYAEFASRIVKEIDAEDAGIADLHDRAEGALSIICPKWIGSLDLGDAIAAFSAAHPKIQIRFELGGVSDRTYDFLDGGFDLAFHTRDLRDSNVRLKKIASLPFVLCASKSYVDEHGPLTHPNDLAAHDCLVHVNDPVWRIGHGPTSTLHKIRNVAFSSNSYIALQKAAVHGRGIALLPQRSAYDDLVSGALQVQLPHLAAPDRPLYAIHGPGPGTQRKITVFLDFLARWFAENPIPTIGR, from the coding sequence ATGGACCGTCTGCTTCTCATGCGTTGTTTCGTGATCGTCGCCGACCTCGGCAGTTTCAGCGGGGCGGCCAAGGCGCTGGGATCGTCGGGATCACTGGTGTCCCGGCATGTCGCCGAGCTGGAGCGGCAGGTCGGCGTCCGGCTGGTCAACCGCACGGCCCGCTCGGTGAGCCTGACCGAACCGGGCCTGCGGTACGCCGAGTTCGCCTCCCGCATCGTCAAGGAGATCGACGCCGAGGACGCCGGCATCGCGGATCTGCACGACCGGGCGGAGGGCGCGCTCAGCATCATCTGCCCGAAGTGGATCGGGAGCCTGGACCTCGGGGACGCCATCGCCGCGTTCTCCGCCGCGCACCCGAAGATCCAGATCCGGTTCGAGCTGGGAGGCGTGTCCGACCGGACGTACGACTTCCTCGACGGCGGGTTCGACCTGGCGTTCCACACCCGGGACCTCAGGGACTCCAACGTCCGGCTGAAGAAGATCGCCTCGCTGCCCTTCGTCCTGTGCGCGTCGAAGTCGTACGTCGACGAACACGGACCCCTGACACACCCCAACGACCTGGCCGCCCACGACTGCCTGGTGCACGTCAACGACCCGGTCTGGCGCATCGGTCACGGCCCCACCTCCACGCTGCACAAGATCCGCAACGTGGCCTTCTCGTCCAACTCGTACATCGCCCTGCAGAAGGCGGCCGTCCACGGGCGCGGCATCGCCCTGCTGCCACAGCGGTCCGCCTACGACGATCTCGTCTCCGGGGCCCTCCAGGTCCAGCTGCCCCACCTGGCGGCACCCGACCGGCCGCTCTACGCGATCCACGGGCCCGGGCCGGGCACCCAGCGCAAGATCACGGTCTTCCTGGACTTCCTCGCCCGGTGGTTCGCGGAGAACCCGATTCCCACGATCGGCCGTTGA
- a CDS encoding MBL fold metallo-hydrolase, producing the protein MCEPLGEPTSRRTMLGAMAASAAAAVAVPLLGAEQAAAATNTGSAPSGTGLTLTLLGTNGGPPPLATRYGISSALTVNGRTYVVDCGRGAVTQYLRAGLSMPSLAGIFLTHLHADHIVDYYSFPLLSAGASGAQGFQSPIEVYGPGSAGVASTVAGAPGTVPGTVAMTKLAGQAYAASPTFFMTEHAGIDPATLLNVHDVLPPPGAGASATNSAPAMAPFTVMENDDMKVTAVLVPHGAVFPAYAYRFDTDHGSVVFSGDTAPTPNIITLAAHADVLVHEALYPAGLASLGLPQALIDHITSTHTDVARLGRIAAESDAGTLVATHLGPGQQAVVSDATWRRLLHDSARRADFGGSTVLGTDLLRLPVRRRGSRRS; encoded by the coding sequence ATGTGCGAACCCCTGGGTGAACCGACGTCCCGCCGGACGATGCTGGGCGCGATGGCGGCATCCGCCGCTGCCGCCGTCGCCGTCCCCCTGCTCGGCGCGGAGCAGGCCGCGGCGGCGACGAACACCGGATCCGCGCCCTCCGGAACGGGCCTGACCCTGACGCTGCTCGGCACCAACGGCGGGCCGCCGCCCCTGGCCACCCGCTACGGCATCTCGTCGGCGCTGACGGTGAACGGCAGAACGTATGTCGTCGACTGCGGACGAGGAGCCGTGACCCAGTACCTGCGCGCCGGTCTGTCGATGCCGTCGCTGGCCGGGATCTTCCTGACCCACCTGCACGCGGACCACATCGTCGACTACTACTCCTTCCCGCTGCTGTCGGCGGGCGCCTCGGGCGCGCAGGGCTTCCAGAGCCCCATCGAGGTCTACGGCCCGGGCTCCGCCGGTGTCGCGTCGACCGTCGCCGGGGCTCCCGGGACCGTGCCGGGCACCGTCGCGATGACGAAGCTGGCCGGTCAGGCGTACGCGGCGTCGCCGACCTTCTTCATGACCGAGCACGCGGGCATCGACCCGGCGACCCTGCTCAACGTCCACGACGTGCTGCCGCCGCCCGGTGCCGGCGCCTCGGCGACGAACTCCGCGCCGGCCATGGCGCCGTTCACCGTCATGGAGAACGACGACATGAAGGTCACCGCCGTCCTGGTCCCGCACGGCGCGGTGTTCCCCGCCTACGCGTACCGCTTCGACACCGACCACGGCAGCGTCGTCTTCTCCGGCGACACGGCGCCGACCCCGAACATCATCACGCTCGCGGCACACGCGGACGTCCTGGTCCACGAGGCCCTGTACCCGGCTGGGCTCGCGAGTCTCGGCCTGCCCCAGGCGTTGATCGACCACATCACCTCGACCCACACGGACGTGGCCCGACTGGGCCGGATCGCGGCCGAGTCGGACGCGGGAACGCTGGTCGCCACCCACCTCGGCCCGGGCCAGCAGGCCGTGGTCTCCGACGCGACCTGGCGCCGTCTGCTCCACGACAGCGCCCGCCGGGCCGACTTCGGCGGATCGACGGTGCTGGGCACGGACCTGCTGCGTCTGCCGGTACGACGGCGCGGATCCCGCCGATCCTGA
- a CDS encoding glycine cleavage T C-terminal barrel domain-containing protein, whose product MDLLSRQRSTYEAVLRLHDAPFVTERPAMFSPAAAAQDEGNTRGTYGRFAQILLPEEYADWVEESAAHVGSCYVGDWTSLHKVKVHGPQALAFLSRLGMRDLSRFGTGQIKHHVQLDDNGWIASEGVLCRLGPEEFVYTAGSCDWLLWQLSQGGWDAAATDISPDRFIFGVQGPASLATLEKLTGDDLRDIGFSRSRMSQVDGIPVRVLRTGISGELGYELHGPTEHANGIWAAVVASGQDVGIRQLGFRAQPVQHIEAGIATNGLDYLPASILTPGAPRQFRKGVPTGSFVPAGGVTDYFRKPGELGWGFRKGVPDRDFIGRDALVRDAESGVPARQLVGLRWNEQDVAAVLTSLLSEAELPDQMEMPRGRGPHFDQVLVSGTPVGVATGRTVSPTLRAMISLCVLDPAHTTPGTEVTVLWGRPGTPQREIRATVTTLPFKPDNRRADVSVR is encoded by the coding sequence ATGGACCTTCTCTCACGACAGCGCAGCACCTACGAAGCGGTCCTCCGGCTGCACGACGCACCGTTCGTCACCGAGCGCCCGGCGATGTTCAGCCCCGCCGCCGCGGCCCAGGACGAGGGCAACACGCGGGGCACCTACGGCCGCTTCGCGCAGATCCTGCTCCCCGAGGAGTACGCGGACTGGGTCGAGGAGAGCGCCGCCCATGTCGGCTCGTGCTACGTCGGCGACTGGACCTCGCTGCACAAGGTGAAGGTGCACGGCCCGCAAGCGCTCGCGTTCCTGAGCCGGCTGGGGATGCGGGACCTGTCCCGCTTCGGGACCGGGCAGATCAAGCACCATGTGCAGCTCGACGACAACGGCTGGATCGCCTCCGAGGGCGTGCTGTGCCGGCTGGGCCCCGAGGAGTTCGTCTACACCGCGGGCAGCTGCGACTGGCTGCTGTGGCAGCTGAGCCAGGGCGGCTGGGACGCGGCGGCGACCGACATCAGCCCCGACCGGTTCATCTTCGGCGTCCAGGGACCGGCGTCCCTGGCCACGCTGGAGAAGCTGACGGGGGACGATCTCCGCGACATCGGCTTCAGCCGCAGCCGGATGTCACAGGTCGACGGGATCCCGGTACGGGTCCTGCGCACCGGGATCTCGGGCGAACTCGGGTACGAGCTGCACGGGCCGACCGAGCACGCCAACGGGATCTGGGCGGCGGTCGTGGCGAGCGGCCAGGACGTCGGCATCCGTCAACTCGGCTTCCGCGCCCAGCCCGTTCAGCACATCGAGGCCGGGATCGCGACCAACGGCCTCGACTATCTGCCGGCTTCGATCCTCACGCCGGGTGCGCCGAGGCAGTTCCGCAAGGGCGTGCCGACCGGCAGTTTCGTCCCGGCGGGCGGGGTGACCGACTACTTCCGCAAGCCGGGCGAACTCGGCTGGGGGTTCCGCAAGGGCGTCCCCGACCGCGACTTCATCGGCCGGGACGCACTCGTCCGGGACGCCGAAAGCGGCGTTCCCGCACGGCAGTTGGTCGGTCTGCGCTGGAACGAGCAGGACGTCGCCGCCGTCCTCACCTCACTCCTGAGCGAGGCCGAACTGCCCGACCAGATGGAGATGCCCCGCGGTCGTGGCCCCCACTTCGACCAGGTACTGGTGTCCGGCACCCCGGTGGGCGTGGCCACGGGCCGCACCGTGAGCCCGACCCTGCGGGCGATGATCTCCCTCTGCGTACTCGACCCCGCACACACGACACCCGGCACGGAGGTCACCGTCCTGTGGGGCCGGCCGGGCACCCCGCAGCGGGAGATCCGGGCGACGGTCACCACGCTGCCGTTCAAGCCGGACAACCGGCGCGCCGACGTCTCCGTGCGGTGA
- a CDS encoding VOC family protein — MNGPYKSGTPCWIDLMVPDQQAALDFYRDLFGWQGEIGPPETGGYSVCLLNGKPVAGIMKAMNPDGTVPDPLPPTVWTTYLATDAIDATMKAVTDAGGSVLAGPMDVMELGRMAVVTDPTGAVVGLWQAGSFDGAGIVNEHGALIWNELSTGDTGAAAAFYSAVLPMSAAPSAMPGAEGYTEFTVDGRAVAGMMDLSAMPPGVPPHWLPYFHVDDVDSVQAAAVRAGGSVMAPAFDMAAGRMAVLADPQGGGFAVITASAPEQPA, encoded by the coding sequence GTGAACGGCCCCTACAAGTCCGGCACCCCGTGCTGGATCGACCTGATGGTCCCCGACCAGCAGGCGGCGCTCGACTTCTACCGCGACCTGTTCGGCTGGCAGGGTGAGATCGGCCCGCCCGAGACCGGCGGGTACTCGGTCTGTCTGCTCAACGGCAAGCCGGTCGCCGGGATCATGAAGGCGATGAACCCCGACGGGACGGTGCCGGACCCGCTGCCGCCCACGGTGTGGACGACGTACCTGGCCACCGACGCCATCGACGCCACGATGAAGGCCGTCACCGACGCGGGCGGCAGCGTGCTGGCGGGCCCGATGGACGTCATGGAGCTGGGCCGGATGGCGGTCGTCACCGACCCGACCGGCGCCGTGGTCGGCCTCTGGCAGGCCGGTTCCTTCGACGGCGCGGGCATCGTCAACGAGCACGGCGCGCTGATCTGGAACGAGTTGAGCACCGGTGACACCGGCGCCGCCGCCGCGTTCTACTCGGCGGTGCTGCCGATGAGTGCGGCCCCGTCCGCGATGCCGGGCGCGGAAGGATACACCGAGTTCACGGTGGACGGCCGCGCCGTCGCCGGAATGATGGACCTGTCCGCGATGCCGCCCGGAGTCCCGCCGCACTGGCTGCCGTACTTCCACGTCGACGACGTCGACAGTGTTCAGGCAGCCGCGGTGCGGGCCGGTGGCAGCGTCATGGCTCCGGCCTTCGACATGGCCGCCGGCCGGATGGCCGTACTCGCCGACCCGCAGGGCGGCGGATTCGCCGTGATCACGGCGTCGGCGCCGGAGCAGCCGGCCTGA
- a CDS encoding dihydrofolate reductase family protein, producing MRKLIYGMNLSLDGYIAAPGDDIGWSVPSDELFEFWSDQLQATELSLYGRRLWQTMSSYWPTGDQQPDATPAQIEFARRWRDMAKAVFSSTVDKVDWNTRLVTGDAVAEITRLKAEDGGPMDIGGATLAGAAMRAGLIDEYVLATAPVLVGGGTPFFAALDNWVNLNLVETRTLPGGVILTRYETRR from the coding sequence ATGCGGAAACTGATCTACGGCATGAACCTGAGCCTGGACGGCTACATCGCCGCGCCCGGCGACGACATCGGCTGGAGTGTACCGAGCGACGAGCTGTTCGAGTTCTGGTCCGACCAGTTGCAGGCGACCGAACTGTCGCTGTACGGGCGCCGGTTGTGGCAGACGATGAGCTCCTACTGGCCGACCGGCGACCAGCAGCCCGACGCCACCCCGGCGCAGATCGAGTTCGCGCGCCGCTGGCGGGACATGGCGAAGGCGGTGTTCTCCTCGACGGTCGACAAGGTCGACTGGAACACCCGCCTGGTCACCGGCGACGCGGTCGCCGAGATCACCCGGCTCAAGGCCGAGGACGGCGGACCGATGGACATCGGCGGCGCGACACTCGCCGGGGCGGCCATGCGGGCCGGGCTGATCGACGAGTACGTACTGGCCACCGCGCCGGTCCTGGTGGGCGGCGGCACGCCGTTCTTCGCCGCGCTGGACAACTGGGTGAACCTGAACCTGGTGGAGACGCGGACGCTTCCCGGCGGCGTGATCCTGACCAGGTACGAGACGAGGCGCTGA
- a CDS encoding glutaminase domain-containing protein has product MPHSEDDARSPLTTGLSPLTRRDLLRWGGAAAAGALGGLSIAGPPAHAATATTAAEVAASTFSPLRPPATPLAVRSPYLTTWLAGDNLAGTWPTFWNGRITALAGIARIDGTPYVFLGAPALPGGPTLSAMTQTSLQLTATRSIFTLTGGGVTLTVTFFSPVDLGNLQRQCVPLSYISVQAASSDGASHTVDVHVDASAEWVHGDSSTQVTWAKQATGSMTALTCQPASPGVLAENNDQASWGSLVLAAPTVSGLTWQIGQDTVVRAASAANGTLAGTSDTAQPRAINDRWPVLGLNQNLGTVTASAPSAVFQIVVGHVRTPAVSYLGTNLNPWWTHYWSSWTAMLDWFNGDRAAALTAAVAFDKAIHDDAANAAGGGDTGEHYAAVCALAVRQAVAGTELVDRNGSPWAMLKEISSNGNFSTVDVIYPASPAYLHLSPAYLRLLLEPHFFYAEQAGWPKVYAEHDLGSSYPNATGHLDGNEEAMPIEESANMLIMAAAVAQRLPAADAASFATAHYAILHQWAEYLVANALDPENQNQTDDFTGWIAHSANLALKGIIGIGAMSVLARAASNSPDAAHYLTVARGYMSRWVTLAQDSSGTHLKLAYDQDGTWSLKYNGYADRLLGLDLVPTGVAAQEAAWYLSKAGTYGVLLDPRNDYTKTDWELWTAAWLADHADVRGMLINGVHGFADSTPSRVPFTDWYVVATGAQRGFADRPVIGGVLALMNAPAADSVSWKRIQNKNSGKLLAVSGMSLADSAEVTQYEDNGTADHLWTVVEGGDGTVKIYNRNSGRLLAVHDQSLDDGAHVQQYNDNGTQDHLWRLVDNGDGWMKIVNVHSGKLMAVDQASQANGAQVTQWNDNGTSDHLWRLV; this is encoded by the coding sequence ATGCCCCACTCCGAAGATGACGCCCGCTCTCCCCTCACCACTGGCCTGTCCCCGCTGACCAGACGCGACCTGCTGCGCTGGGGAGGAGCGGCCGCCGCAGGTGCCCTGGGCGGCCTCTCCATCGCCGGTCCGCCCGCCCATGCCGCCACCGCCACTACGGCGGCCGAGGTCGCGGCCTCGACGTTCAGCCCACTGCGCCCACCCGCCACCCCCCTCGCCGTACGCTCCCCGTACCTGACCACCTGGCTGGCCGGGGACAACCTGGCCGGCACCTGGCCCACCTTCTGGAACGGGCGGATCACCGCGCTGGCCGGCATCGCCCGCATCGACGGCACACCGTACGTCTTCCTCGGCGCCCCGGCGCTGCCCGGCGGTCCGACGCTCAGCGCCATGACGCAGACGTCGTTGCAGCTCACGGCCACCCGGTCGATCTTCACGCTCACCGGGGGCGGCGTCACGCTGACGGTCACCTTCTTCTCGCCCGTGGACCTCGGCAACCTGCAGCGCCAGTGCGTGCCGTTGAGCTACATCAGCGTTCAGGCCGCCAGCAGTGACGGGGCGAGCCATACCGTGGACGTGCATGTCGACGCCTCCGCCGAGTGGGTGCACGGGGACAGCTCCACCCAGGTCACCTGGGCCAAGCAGGCGACCGGCAGCATGACCGCGCTGACCTGCCAGCCGGCCTCCCCGGGAGTGCTGGCCGAGAACAACGACCAGGCCTCGTGGGGTTCGCTGGTGCTCGCCGCCCCGACCGTGAGCGGGCTGACCTGGCAGATCGGCCAGGACACCGTCGTACGGGCGGCGTCGGCGGCGAACGGGACGCTGGCCGGCACCTCCGACACCGCCCAGCCCCGCGCGATCAACGACCGCTGGCCCGTGCTGGGTCTCAACCAGAACCTGGGCACCGTCACCGCGTCCGCCCCCTCGGCGGTGTTCCAGATCGTCGTCGGCCATGTGCGCACCCCGGCGGTGAGCTACCTCGGCACGAACCTGAACCCGTGGTGGACGCACTACTGGAGCTCGTGGACCGCCATGCTCGACTGGTTCAACGGCGACCGCGCCGCCGCCCTGACCGCCGCCGTCGCCTTCGACAAGGCGATCCACGACGACGCCGCGAACGCCGCCGGTGGCGGTGACACCGGCGAACACTACGCGGCCGTCTGCGCCCTGGCGGTGCGTCAGGCCGTGGCCGGGACGGAACTCGTCGACCGCAACGGCTCACCGTGGGCGATGCTCAAGGAGATCTCCTCCAACGGCAACTTCTCGACCGTGGACGTGATTTACCCGGCGTCCCCCGCCTATCTGCACCTCTCGCCCGCGTATCTGCGGCTGCTGCTCGAACCGCACTTCTTCTACGCGGAACAGGCAGGCTGGCCCAAGGTGTACGCCGAGCACGACCTCGGCTCCAGCTACCCGAACGCGACCGGGCACCTGGACGGCAACGAGGAGGCCATGCCGATCGAGGAGTCCGCGAACATGCTGATCATGGCGGCGGCCGTGGCCCAGCGCCTTCCCGCGGCCGACGCGGCCTCCTTCGCCACCGCCCACTACGCGATCCTCCATCAGTGGGCCGAGTACCTGGTGGCCAACGCCCTCGACCCCGAGAACCAGAACCAGACCGACGACTTCACCGGCTGGATCGCGCACAGCGCCAACCTCGCGCTCAAGGGCATCATCGGCATCGGCGCGATGAGCGTGCTGGCCAGGGCCGCGTCCAACTCCCCAGACGCGGCGCACTACTTGACGGTGGCTCGCGGCTACATGAGCCGGTGGGTCACCCTGGCCCAGGACTCCTCCGGCACCCACCTCAAACTCGCCTACGACCAGGACGGCACCTGGAGCCTGAAGTACAACGGCTACGCGGACCGCCTGCTGGGCCTGGACCTGGTGCCGACCGGGGTGGCCGCGCAGGAGGCCGCCTGGTACCTGTCCAAGGCGGGTACCTACGGCGTGCTGCTGGACCCGCGCAACGACTACACCAAGACCGACTGGGAGCTGTGGACCGCGGCCTGGCTCGCCGACCACGCCGACGTCCGCGGCATGCTGATCAACGGTGTCCACGGCTTCGCCGACTCGACGCCGTCCCGGGTGCCCTTCACCGACTGGTACGTCGTCGCCACCGGTGCCCAACGGGGTTTCGCCGACCGCCCCGTGATAGGCGGCGTCCTCGCCCTGATGAACGCCCCGGCGGCCGACTCCGTCTCCTGGAAACGTATCCAGAACAAGAACTCGGGCAAGCTGCTCGCCGTCAGCGGCATGTCCCTGGCCGACAGCGCCGAGGTCACCCAGTACGAGGACAACGGCACCGCCGACCACCTGTGGACCGTGGTGGAGGGCGGCGACGGCACCGTAAAGATCTACAACCGCAACAGCGGCAGACTGCTCGCCGTCCACGACCAGAGCCTCGACGACGGCGCCCACGTCCAGCAGTACAACGACAACGGCACCCAGGACCACCTCTGGCGCCTCGTCGACAACGGCGACGGCTGGATGAAGATCGTCAACGTGCACAGCGGCAAGCTCATGGCCGTCGACCAAGCCTCCCAGGCCAACGGCGCCCAGGTCACCCAGTGGAACGACAACGGCACCTCCGACCACCTCTGGCGGCTCGTCTGA